One Mesotoga sp. Brook.08.105.5.1 genomic region harbors:
- a CDS encoding PLP-dependent aspartate aminotransferase family protein — MEESREYHFDTLAIHAAEQEDQNQALNSPIYMTSTFTFTDLQQAEDTFSFKRRAYVYTRGGNPTINLFEQRLATLENGVDGVAFSSGMAAISSVILSFSGAGDSVLAHRNLYGSTFGFLNHLIAKYGINTDFIDMTDLNNVERSITPNTRVMFLETPTNPALEIIDIEGLCAIAHSKGIKVVVDNTFATPVFQKPLDFGADVVLHSATKYISGHGDVVGGVATSKDFDYIQKLKFGYMCELGGVISPFSAWLLLRGMKTLGLRMERHERNATAIAEFLRKRKEIEKTSYPGFEDHPGHKLAARQMEGFGGIISFELCGPKENAEKFVQGLKLIKLAVSLGDAETLVEVPAMMTHRDYPEEELHRFGFSSKTVRISAGLEHHSDLLEDIEDALEKVYK, encoded by the coding sequence ATGGAAGAATCGAGAGAATACCATTTTGACACTCTAGCAATACACGCTGCGGAGCAAGAGGACCAGAACCAGGCACTCAACTCTCCGATATACATGACTTCAACATTTACATTCACTGATTTGCAGCAAGCCGAAGATACCTTTTCCTTTAAGAGGCGGGCATACGTTTACACAAGAGGCGGTAATCCAACCATAAATCTTTTCGAACAGAGACTTGCCACTCTCGAGAACGGAGTGGACGGTGTAGCCTTCTCTTCAGGAATGGCAGCGATCAGTTCGGTGATTCTGTCCTTTTCGGGAGCTGGGGATTCTGTCCTTGCACACAGAAATCTCTACGGCTCAACGTTCGGGTTTCTGAACCACCTTATAGCGAAGTATGGGATCAATACGGACTTCATCGATATGACAGATCTCAACAATGTGGAAAGATCTATCACTCCGAACACAAGGGTGATGTTCCTCGAAACACCGACAAATCCGGCTCTAGAGATAATCGATATTGAGGGCCTTTGTGCCATTGCCCACTCGAAGGGCATAAAGGTGGTTGTCGACAACACGTTCGCAACCCCCGTATTCCAGAAACCTCTGGATTTCGGCGCGGACGTTGTGCTCCATAGTGCTACCAAGTACATATCGGGCCACGGAGACGTTGTTGGGGGAGTTGCGACCTCTAAGGACTTTGATTATATTCAGAAGCTGAAATTCGGATATATGTGTGAACTTGGAGGAGTCATCAGCCCTTTCAGCGCCTGGCTGCTACTAAGGGGCATGAAGACACTCGGGTTAAGGATGGAAAGGCATGAAAGAAACGCGACTGCAATAGCGGAATTCCTAAGAAAAAGGAAGGAAATCGAGAAGACTTCTTATCCGGGGTTCGAGGATCATCCAGGCCACAAATTGGCTGCCAGACAGATGGAAGGCTTCGGCGGAATTATCAGCTTCGAGTTGTGCGGACCAAAGGAAAACGCAGAGAAATTCGTCCAGGGCCTGAAGCTCATAAAACTGGCCGTTTCACTCGGAGATGCGGAGACTCTAGTAGAAGTACCTGCCATGATGACCCACAGAGACTATCCAGAGGAGGAACTTCATAGATTCGGGTTCTCAAGCAAGACAGTTAGAATATCAGCCGGTTTGGAGCATCACTCCGATCTTTTGGAGGACATCGAGGATGCTCTCGAGAAGGTCTACAAATAA
- a CDS encoding alcohol dehydrogenase catalytic domain-containing protein, with amino-acid sequence MKALIFDETLRLREVPIPERQPGTSLVRVNLAGICNTDIEITKGYMNFRGILGHEFLGTVVESDTSFLVGKRVASEISIPCKKCDLCDMGLFKHCRNTRTIGIADYAGTMAEYAVLPDENLHTIPEKVSDRKAVFVEPLAAAAHVLESVDFSSTDRVCLIGDGKLGMLISMVLSASGVDHVLVGKHSERMKLLGDNNRASFVSVNEADSYDRDFDVVVEATGNPYGLASALKVVRPQGKIVLKSTYEGTPEVDITSVAVREIHLIGSRCGPFDKAISFLESGLVDPTTLIAKTFSIDESLEAFEAARRSLKIIIRMD; translated from the coding sequence ATGAAGGCGCTTATCTTTGATGAGACTCTGAGACTGAGAGAAGTACCTATTCCGGAAAGGCAACCGGGAACATCTCTTGTCAGGGTAAATCTCGCAGGTATCTGCAATACGGATATCGAAATAACAAAAGGCTACATGAACTTCCGAGGAATTCTCGGCCACGAGTTCCTCGGAACAGTGGTCGAAAGCGACACAAGTTTCCTAGTTGGAAAGAGAGTAGCCTCCGAAATAAGCATACCCTGCAAGAAATGTGATCTGTGTGATATGGGACTTTTCAAGCACTGTAGAAACACAAGGACAATCGGCATTGCAGACTACGCGGGGACAATGGCCGAGTACGCCGTTCTGCCGGACGAGAACCTTCACACAATACCCGAGAAAGTTTCCGATAGAAAGGCGGTGTTTGTAGAACCATTGGCTGCAGCCGCCCATGTGCTCGAAAGTGTTGATTTCTCTTCAACTGACAGAGTCTGTCTTATTGGAGATGGGAAGCTTGGTATGCTTATATCGATGGTGCTTTCCGCGAGCGGAGTTGACCATGTACTTGTTGGCAAACACTCAGAGCGAATGAAGCTTCTCGGAGACAATAACAGAGCCTCCTTTGTAAGCGTAAACGAAGCGGACTCCTACGATAGAGACTTTGATGTGGTGGTCGAAGCAACGGGGAATCCCTACGGGCTGGCTTCTGCGTTGAAAGTAGTGAGGCCCCAGGGAAAGATCGTGCTTAAAAGCACCTATGAAGGAACTCCAGAAGTAGACATTACAAGTGTAGCTGTGAGAGAGATTCACCTTATTGGATCGAGGTGCGGGCCATTTGACAAAGCGATCTCGTTTCTTGAAAGCGGACTTGTTGACCCAACAACCCTTATAGCGAAGACGTTTTCCATTGACGAGTCGCTTGAGGCTTTTGAAGCAGCCAGAAGATCTCTCAAAATAATTATAAGGATGGATTAA
- a CDS encoding YjjG family noncanonical pyrimidine nucleotidase, translating into MYFFDLDHTILDFERSEIEALLELFDSRGIALSEEQLSLYRETNSKWWSYLALGEKTKDEVVLGRFVDYCSSIGVSFSPEELNDEYLTRLSKKAYFLPGAKEFLTTMRRRGKRMAVITNGVYRVQHNRFLSAGLPEFFEFSLSSEEAGAAKPNPEIFFVAMRRARVQKDEVVYIGDSLESDYRGAENAGIDFIWFGPHARRNRGPINIAKSYDELLMLLV; encoded by the coding sequence ATGTACTTCTTTGATCTAGATCACACAATTCTCGATTTCGAGAGAAGTGAAATAGAAGCGCTTTTGGAGTTGTTCGACTCTAGAGGGATCGCGTTGTCTGAAGAACAACTCTCATTATACAGAGAAACAAACTCGAAGTGGTGGAGTTATCTTGCGCTTGGAGAAAAGACCAAGGATGAAGTCGTTCTTGGAAGGTTTGTGGATTATTGCAGCTCTATCGGAGTGAGCTTTAGTCCTGAAGAACTGAATGACGAATACCTGACCAGACTTTCAAAGAAGGCATACTTTCTCCCGGGCGCAAAAGAGTTTCTCACAACGATGAGGCGCCGCGGAAAAAGAATGGCGGTAATAACGAACGGAGTATACCGCGTGCAACACAACAGATTCCTTTCTGCAGGCCTCCCTGAATTCTTCGAATTCTCTCTTTCTTCAGAAGAGGCCGGCGCTGCCAAACCCAACCCCGAAATCTTCTTCGTGGCAATGCGTAGGGCACGTGTTCAGAAGGATGAAGTCGTATACATTGGAGACAGTCTTGAGTCGGACTACAGAGGCGCAGAAAATGCGGGAATTGACTTCATATGGTTCGGCCCTCATGCTCGGAGGAATCGTGGCCCGATAAACATAGCAAAGAGCTACGATGAACTACTTATGCTTCTTGTTTGA
- a CDS encoding IS3 family transposase (programmed frameshift) gives MKHPRGKRYDPEFKLRLAKEFAETDKTLEEIAQENGISSKTLNNWTVKYRKEGEAAFFKGSRGGSFIRDPNKIPPVLYKELGLDKISENPSDLKGPFTEKEKLLLEIAEYKLQVKILQEALKKKRERITDRFLADDYIGLGFAIKFVLLVLSFPRSSYYHKKKVKVILVGKPPKRTRGFCNKRDGTMITDIELEEILLEIFYFHDPYDPRYYLKVLGSKKLSKYLLNEMGIIVNHKKLHRLRKKLRIVRKYYTRHTHPVRRSTVHRLNRPGILWEADIKVISTITEGNIALLDIIDVYSREIVGSFIGNSCRSGDVIALFREAILYQESLPQVVRTDNGTQFKANAVRNFFEKLNIIQEFGYRHNPDSQAHIESQHSNVQREFVFLNHFEDSQDVLRKYKVYMDFYHNLRPHASLNYLTPNAFKELNDETPIQIVKP, from the exons ATGAAGCATCCGAGAGGCAAGCGTTATGATCCTGAGTTCAAACTTAGATTAGCTAAGGAGTTTGCAGAGACAGACAAGACACTTGAAGAGATTGCACAAGAGAATGGAATAAGCTCCAAGACATTGAACAATTGGACTGTGAAATACAGAAAGGAAGGAGAAGCTGCGTTTTTTAAGGGATCACGAGGGGGAAGTTTCATTAGAGATCCAAATAAGATTCCACCTGTTCTATACAAGGAACTGGGACTTGACAAGATAAGTGAGAATCCAAGTGATCTCAAGGGTCCTTTTACCGAGAAAGAGAAGCTATTGCTAGAAATAGCCGAATACAAATTGCAGGTCAAGATACTGCAAGAAGCGTTAAAAAAAAAGAGAGAA CGAATAACTGACAGATTCTTGGCTGACGATTATATAGGACTGGGCTTTGCAATTAAGTTTGTTCTACTCGTCCTTTCTTTTCCAAGGAGCAGCTATTACCACAAGAAGAAAGTGAAGGTTATCCTTGTCGGTAAGCCACCTAAGAGAACTCGCGGTTTCTGCAACAAGAGAGATGGAACAATGATTACCGACATTGAACTTGAAGAGATACTCCTGGAGATTTTCTATTTTCACGATCCATATGATCCAAGGTATTACTTGAAGGTCCTCGGCAGTAAGAAACTTAGTAAGTATCTGCTGAACGAGATGGGTATAATAGTCAACCACAAGAAACTGCACAGACTGAGAAAGAAGCTGAGGATCGTAAGGAAGTACTACACCAGACATACGCATCCTGTAAGACGCTCTACAGTGCATAGATTGAATAGACCCGGAATACTCTGGGAAGCAGACATTAAGGTCATATCCACCATCACGGAAGGAAACATCGCTTTACTGGACATAATAGACGTCTATTCAAGGGAAATCGTAGGCTCGTTCATTGGCAACAGCTGTAGGAGTGGAGATGTCATTGCTCTATTCAGAGAAGCGATTCTTTACCAGGAATCACTTCCACAAGTAGTTAGAACGGACAACGGGACACAGTTCAAAGCCAATGCTGTCAGAAATTTCTTTGAAAAGCTCAATATAATCCAGGAGTTCGGTTACAGACACAATCCAGATTCTCAAGCTCACATTGAGTCTCAGCATTCAAATGTGCAAAGAGAGTTCGTATTCCTGAATCACTTCGAGGATTCGCAGGATGTTCTCAGGAAATACAAGGTGTACATGGATTTCTACCACAATCTTAGACCGCATGCATCTTTGAATTACTTAACACCTAATGCATTCAAAGAACTAAACGATGAAACTCCGATTCAGATCGTAAAACCGTGA
- a CDS encoding patatin-like phospholipase family protein → MKRSVLILLLIPVVLFSGSVGLVLSGGGAKGAYEIGAWKALIDLGIEIGGVYGTSVGSLNAAAVAQGDFEKALEVWRNISEDSVMRPTESQRKLIEACGGSDDWSVGELYQGAVDVINRGIDVTPLKNLLSSVISEEAVRGSSVDFGLVTFDLTDARPEMLFIEDIPQGLLIDYIMASANFPGFQTVVIDGKAFIDGGIYSNQPVEMAIERGFKEVVLVDIGRVALRDRIGKIKAFFTGTNLIHIRPRVMYGSTLDFDAEKTKLQIEEGYLDTLAAFGLVKGEYTYIFENRDVFREMFDSLPPQKRAEAIRIINDRQEWDDHDRFYSELLVSLENIIKGDDPMIAVVDRLASMMKIPSLTLYSTEELLEAIKLSYSANGFEGDLNSLVPYERMLEFVLFLYDNAEVPSPPPQFERFKSSFMILNGVEE, encoded by the coding sequence GTGAAAAGGTCCGTTTTGATTTTGCTCCTGATTCCTGTCGTTCTGTTTTCCGGAAGTGTGGGACTGGTGCTTTCCGGAGGAGGTGCGAAAGGTGCTTATGAAATAGGCGCGTGGAAGGCTCTTATAGATCTCGGAATCGAAATAGGCGGCGTCTACGGGACCTCGGTAGGTTCCTTGAATGCAGCGGCCGTTGCCCAGGGAGACTTTGAGAAGGCACTTGAAGTTTGGAGAAACATTTCTGAAGATAGCGTTATGAGACCTACAGAGTCTCAAAGAAAGCTTATCGAAGCGTGCGGAGGTAGTGATGACTGGAGTGTCGGAGAACTTTATCAGGGTGCGGTAGATGTAATAAACCGCGGTATTGATGTAACTCCACTTAAGAATCTTCTTAGCTCCGTCATCTCTGAAGAGGCAGTCAGAGGCTCGTCGGTTGATTTTGGACTAGTTACATTTGATTTAACCGATGCCAGGCCAGAAATGCTTTTTATAGAAGATATTCCTCAAGGCCTACTAATCGACTACATAATGGCTAGTGCGAATTTTCCAGGATTCCAGACAGTTGTCATTGATGGCAAGGCCTTTATCGATGGTGGAATATATTCAAATCAACCTGTTGAAATGGCAATCGAGAGAGGCTTCAAGGAAGTCGTACTCGTTGATATAGGGAGAGTTGCGTTAAGGGACAGGATCGGCAAGATCAAGGCATTCTTCACCGGCACTAATCTGATTCATATCAGGCCTAGGGTTATGTACGGAAGCACGCTGGATTTCGATGCTGAGAAGACGAAGCTGCAGATAGAAGAGGGTTACTTAGACACGCTGGCTGCTTTTGGGCTGGTGAAAGGAGAGTACACCTACATATTTGAGAATAGGGATGTGTTCAGGGAAATGTTTGATTCCCTTCCTCCCCAGAAGAGAGCTGAAGCGATCAGGATCATTAATGATCGTCAAGAGTGGGACGACCATGACAGGTTCTATTCTGAGCTGCTGGTTTCGCTGGAAAACATAATCAAGGGAGACGATCCGATGATTGCTGTAGTTGACCGATTGGCATCTATGATGAAGATTCCTTCACTGACTCTATACAGCACTGAGGAACTTCTTGAGGCCATTAAGCTCAGTTATTCCGCAAATGGGTTTGAAGGTGATTTGAATTCGCTAGTACCCTACGAAAGAATGCTTGAGTTTGTTCTCTTTCTGTACGACAATGCAGAAGTACCCTCGCCCCCACCGCAATTTGAACGATTCAAATCTTCCTTCATGATTTTGAATGGAGTAGAGGAGTAG
- a CDS encoding AEC family transporter, which translates to MTDDSRSVFLYAVLFGNVAYMGYPVVELIIGKEGVFYSAVFNIWFKVLTWTVGVRIMSHEARLSRKKGLLNPGTIAVFVGLVLFFTPLRLPSFLDEALGLLGESTIPLAMVVAGIISASTRLSTIFKSRIILFCSLLKLCIAPLIVFCLLSFVELPSVVEKILIIMSAMPAAANTSIFPRIFDSDYELSSKLIASSTLFSLISIPLIISFLD; encoded by the coding sequence ATTACCGACGATTCAAGAAGTGTCTTTCTCTATGCTGTTCTCTTCGGAAACGTTGCCTATATGGGTTATCCTGTCGTCGAACTAATAATCGGGAAGGAAGGAGTGTTCTATAGCGCCGTCTTCAATATCTGGTTCAAGGTTCTGACCTGGACTGTCGGAGTGAGGATCATGTCACATGAGGCCCGTCTGTCAAGGAAGAAAGGCCTTCTCAATCCAGGAACGATAGCTGTTTTCGTAGGCCTTGTTCTTTTCTTCACTCCGCTCAGGCTTCCGTCATTCCTCGATGAAGCTCTTGGGCTTCTCGGGGAAAGCACTATCCCTCTGGCCATGGTAGTTGCGGGGATTATTTCGGCCAGTACGAGACTCTCCACGATATTTAAGAGCAGAATTATTCTCTTCTGCAGTCTTCTTAAGCTATGCATTGCGCCTTTGATCGTTTTTTGCCTCCTATCGTTTGTAGAACTGCCTTCTGTTGTCGAAAAGATTCTGATAATCATGAGCGCAATGCCGGCTGCAGCTAACACTTCGATCTTCCCAAGGATATTTGACTCCGACTATGAACTCTCATCCAAACTCATAGCCTCTTCTACGTTATTCTCACTGATTTCAATCCCGTTAATCATCTCTTTTCTCGATTGA
- a CDS encoding AEC family transporter codes for MTEITSKVLTFFALIGIGFILRRTNLVDDLFTKGVTRFVLYVTLPALIVDSMSFEYSYEMFSYSIILLIAAALIIRFYGFLRSFRQRRSRLPTIQEVSFSMLFSSETLPIWVILSSN; via the coding sequence ATGACTGAAATCACCTCGAAAGTGCTTACTTTCTTTGCGTTGATAGGAATTGGCTTCATATTGAGGAGAACTAATCTGGTTGACGATCTGTTCACAAAAGGAGTAACTAGATTCGTTCTTTACGTAACTCTTCCTGCTCTGATAGTTGATTCGATGAGTTTTGAATACTCTTACGAGATGTTTTCTTACTCCATAATATTGTTAATTGCCGCGGCGCTCATTATACGGTTCTATGGTTTCTTGCGGTCTTTTCGGCAAAGGCGCTCAAGATTACCGACGATTCAAGAAGTGTCTTTCTCTATGCTGTTCTCTTCGGAAACGTTGCCTATATGGGTTATCCTGTCGTCGAACTAA
- a CDS encoding DUF3798 domain-containing protein: protein MRKALLVLLVVLVSAAFMFAANYHIGVVTGTVSQSEDDLRGAEALIKKYGDAASGGMIVHLTYPDNFMSEQETVIAQITGLADDPLMKAIIVNQAIPGTVESFRRIRETRPDILLLAGLPHEDPPMLADAAHLSVNADSLARGYLIIYTAKQLGAEKFMHISFPRHMSYELLSKRRDIMRASCEELGLEFIDMGSPDPVGDVGIAGAQQFILEKVPAWLDEYGANTAFFCTNDAHTEPLLKRVAELGGFFIEADLPSPLMGYPGALGISFTEEETGNWPAILAKVEEAVVAKGGAGRMGTWAYSLGYTTTAALAEHAKNVIDGKCEIDDFDAVMATFAEYTPGAGWNGSYYIDADGIEQENYLLIYQDTYIFGKGYMGITEVEVPAKFLNF from the coding sequence ATGCGCAAAGCACTGTTAGTTCTACTGGTAGTTCTTGTAAGTGCGGCTTTCATGTTTGCCGCGAATTATCACATCGGTGTTGTGACGGGAACCGTTTCTCAGTCCGAGGATGATCTTAGAGGTGCCGAAGCACTGATCAAGAAATACGGAGATGCCGCTTCCGGTGGGATGATCGTTCACCTCACCTACCCTGACAACTTCATGTCTGAACAGGAGACTGTTATCGCCCAGATAACCGGTCTTGCAGACGATCCTCTTATGAAGGCAATAATTGTTAACCAGGCTATTCCTGGAACAGTTGAGAGCTTCAGAAGAATCAGGGAGACAAGACCGGACATTCTTCTTCTTGCCGGTCTGCCTCACGAAGATCCCCCAATGCTAGCCGATGCGGCCCATCTCTCAGTCAATGCTGACTCACTTGCCCGTGGCTATCTAATTATCTACACAGCCAAGCAGCTCGGCGCAGAGAAGTTTATGCACATCTCCTTCCCGAGGCACATGTCTTACGAACTTCTATCGAAGAGAAGAGACATCATGAGAGCATCTTGTGAGGAACTCGGACTTGAGTTCATCGACATGGGTTCACCCGATCCCGTCGGAGACGTTGGAATCGCCGGCGCACAGCAGTTCATTCTGGAGAAAGTCCCTGCCTGGCTTGACGAATACGGCGCAAACACTGCGTTCTTCTGTACGAATGACGCTCATACAGAACCTCTTCTGAAGAGAGTCGCAGAGCTTGGTGGATTCTTCATTGAAGCCGATCTACCTTCTCCTCTGATGGGTTACCCCGGAGCCCTCGGCATATCCTTCACCGAAGAAGAAACTGGCAACTGGCCAGCAATTCTTGCCAAGGTTGAAGAGGCTGTTGTGGCAAAGGGCGGAGCCGGAAGAATGGGAACATGGGCCTACTCGCTCGGTTACACAACGACGGCAGCTCTTGCTGAACATGCAAAGAACGTTATCGACGGCAAGTGTGAAATCGATGATTTTGATGCAGTAATGGCCACTTTCGCAGAATATACACCAGGTGCGGGCTGGAATGGCAGCTACTACATCGATGCCGATGGAATCGAACAGGAAAACTATCTCCTCATCTATCAGGATACCTACATATTTGGCAAAGGTTACATGGGAATCACCGAAGTTGAGGTTCCTGCAAAATTCTTAAACTTCTAA
- a CDS encoding sugar ABC transporter ATP-binding protein, with amino-acid sequence MDEKQYLLRMENISKEFFGNQVLKDVTLKVGKGEIIGLVGENGAGKSTLMNILFGLPVIHETGGFQGKIFLNDKEVNFASPFEAIEAGIGMVHQEFILIPGFTATENILLNRESTNYNIFVEVFGERLRTLDRDDMHKRAVAAIEKLEVQLDPDMLVSEMPVGHRQFTEIAREMDRKSTKLLVLDEPTAVLTESEADTMLRAARKLANLGLSIIFITHRLSEVLEIADRLIVLRDGQVVRELESSKTTPREIASLMVGREIKDSASLHSKGSTESEIVLEIKDLWVDMPGEQVNSVNLKVHKGEILGIGGLAGQGKLGIANGVMGLFPSEGEVYYKGERLPLNNPVAVLSKGIAFVSEDRRGVGLLLDEPIDLNIVFTAIQIQGRFIRNLLGGLIKWRDDKEISRVAREYVESLQIKCVSERQNAKELSGGNQQKVCLAKAFVLEPDLLFVSEPTRGIDVGAKSVVLETLRRQNKEHGTTIIMTSSELEELRSICDRIAIVDEGKIAGILLPTADPADFGLLMLGEQEEVKANA; translated from the coding sequence ATGGATGAAAAGCAATATTTGCTGAGGATGGAGAACATAAGTAAGGAGTTCTTCGGAAACCAGGTTCTGAAAGATGTTACTTTGAAAGTTGGGAAGGGCGAGATCATAGGACTGGTTGGCGAAAATGGAGCTGGGAAGTCTACTCTCATGAATATTCTTTTCGGTCTGCCTGTCATCCACGAGACGGGTGGTTTTCAGGGAAAGATATTCCTAAATGATAAGGAAGTCAATTTCGCCAGTCCGTTTGAGGCCATCGAAGCCGGAATAGGAATGGTGCACCAGGAATTTATATTGATCCCGGGTTTCACTGCTACAGAGAACATACTACTGAACAGAGAATCTACTAATTACAATATCTTCGTAGAAGTCTTCGGTGAGAGATTGCGAACTCTTGATAGAGACGACATGCATAAGAGAGCAGTAGCAGCTATAGAGAAGCTGGAGGTTCAACTTGATCCGGATATGCTTGTGAGCGAAATGCCGGTAGGTCACAGGCAGTTTACTGAGATAGCGAGAGAGATGGACAGGAAGTCAACTAAACTGCTTGTCCTTGACGAACCTACGGCAGTTCTTACAGAATCGGAAGCTGATACGATGCTAAGGGCGGCGAGAAAGCTTGCCAATCTGGGACTATCGATAATCTTCATAACCCACAGGCTGAGCGAGGTTCTAGAAATAGCTGATCGCTTGATTGTACTTAGAGATGGGCAGGTCGTCCGAGAACTGGAATCTTCAAAGACTACGCCGAGGGAAATTGCCTCTCTTATGGTTGGCCGAGAAATTAAGGATTCTGCTTCATTGCATTCAAAGGGAAGCACTGAATCGGAAATCGTTCTCGAAATCAAAGATCTTTGGGTTGACATGCCAGGTGAACAGGTAAACAGCGTCAACCTTAAGGTTCATAAAGGTGAGATCCTTGGTATTGGAGGACTTGCCGGTCAAGGCAAACTCGGAATAGCAAATGGAGTCATGGGTCTCTTCCCTTCGGAAGGAGAAGTATATTACAAAGGCGAAAGGCTTCCGCTTAATAACCCTGTAGCTGTTCTAAGCAAAGGAATCGCGTTCGTTTCTGAAGACAGAAGAGGAGTCGGTCTTCTTCTGGATGAGCCAATAGATCTGAACATCGTATTCACAGCAATTCAGATTCAGGGAAGGTTCATCAGGAATTTACTTGGCGGCCTCATTAAATGGCGCGATGACAAAGAGATTTCCAGGGTTGCCAGAGAATATGTGGAATCGCTTCAGATAAAGTGTGTCAGTGAAAGGCAAAATGCAAAAGAGCTCTCCGGAGGCAATCAGCAGAAAGTCTGTCTTGCCAAAGCGTTTGTTCTTGAACCCGACCTTCTTTTCGTATCTGAGCCAACTAGAGGAATCGATGTCGGTGCAAAGAGCGTTGTCCTCGAGACTCTTAGAAGACAGAACAAGGAGCATGGAACCACCATAATCATGACGTCTTCCGAGCTTGAAGAGCTACGCTCAATATGTGACAGAATAGCGATAGTTGATGAAGGAAAGATCGCGGGAATCCTTCTGCCTACTGCTGACCCTGCCGACTTCGGGCTGTTAATGCTAGGTGAACAGGAAGAGGTGAAGGCAAATGCTTGA
- a CDS encoding ABC transporter, translating into MLESIRKLIEKAGWPRVIIALFLLSMFVIAPFVNISVGTSISDTIVRFAMNSVLVLSLVPMVQSGCGLNFGMQLGVIAGLIGAVTSIELGVTGLAGFLTAIGIAIPIAAILGFFYGLLLNRVKGDEMVVATYVGFSSVAFMSMMWLLLPYKSPNMIWGYGGSGLRTTISVEGYWLGILNNFLSIKIGKFFFPTGTVLFFGLMALIVWAFFKTKLGTAMTAAGSNPIYAKAAGVNVDRMRILSVVISTIIAAVGILVYEQSFGFIQLYMAPLLMAFPAVAALLLGGASVSKASMGNVIIGAFLFQGILTMTPSVMNNLIKSDMSEVIRIIVSNGMIVYALTRRTKVTK; encoded by the coding sequence ATGCTTGAGAGTATAAGGAAGTTGATAGAGAAGGCCGGCTGGCCTCGAGTAATAATCGCTCTCTTCCTGCTTTCTATGTTTGTAATTGCTCCATTCGTTAACATAAGTGTTGGCACTTCGATCAGCGATACAATCGTTAGGTTCGCAATGAATTCAGTACTCGTGCTTTCACTTGTTCCTATGGTCCAGTCAGGTTGTGGACTGAACTTTGGTATGCAGTTGGGCGTCATTGCCGGACTAATTGGAGCGGTCACAAGTATCGAACTTGGAGTAACTGGCCTTGCGGGATTTCTAACGGCGATAGGAATCGCAATCCCCATCGCCGCAATCCTGGGGTTCTTCTACGGACTTCTGCTTAACAGAGTAAAGGGCGATGAAATGGTCGTTGCAACGTATGTCGGATTCTCTTCTGTAGCCTTCATGAGTATGATGTGGCTACTCTTGCCATACAAGAGTCCTAACATGATCTGGGGGTACGGCGGTTCTGGACTGAGAACCACCATAAGTGTCGAAGGTTATTGGCTTGGGATTCTAAATAATTTCCTTAGTATTAAAATAGGGAAGTTCTTCTTCCCGACTGGAACGGTTCTTTTCTTTGGTCTAATGGCGCTTATTGTCTGGGCCTTTTTTAAGACTAAGCTGGGAACCGCTATGACTGCAGCAGGATCGAATCCCATTTACGCAAAGGCTGCAGGTGTAAACGTCGATAGGATGAGAATTCTATCAGTCGTAATCTCGACAATAATCGCCGCTGTAGGAATTCTAGTCTATGAGCAGAGCTTCGGGTTCATTCAGCTTTATATGGCACCTCTACTAATGGCTTTTCCTGCAGTAGCCGCTTTGCTGCTGGGAGGTGCATCTGTCTCAAAAGCATCTATGGGCAATGTCATTATAGGAGCCTTTCTTTTTCAAGGTATTCTGACGATGACTCCATCTGTTATGAACAACTTGATTAAGAGTGACATGTCAGAGGTAATAAGAATAATCGTCTCCAACGGTATGATCGTTTATGCTTTGACGAGAAGAACGAAGGTGACAAAATGA